The following is a genomic window from Actinomadura sp. WMMB 499.
CACCGACATCATCGCGGTGCCGACGGAGGTCGACACCTGCTGGATGATGTTCAGCATCGTGCTGGCGCGCGGCACCTCGTCGTGCACGAGCGGCTGGATGGCCGCGGCCATGGTCGGCATCATCGTCATGCCCATGCCGGTCCCCATGACGAACAGGACGCCGCCGAGGGCCCAGTAGGACGTGTCCTCCTGGAGGATCCAGGTGAAGCCCGCCACCGCCAGGACCACCACGAAGAGACCGCCGAGCACGACCCGGCCGGGGCCGATCTTGTCGGTGAGCCGGCCGCCGATCGGCATCGTGACCATCGCGCCGAGGCCCTGCGGGGCCAGCAGCAGACCCGACGCCAGAGCGCTCTCGCCGCGCACCACCTGGAAGTAGAGGGGCATCAGCAGCATCGCGCCCATGAACGCGGTGATGAACAGCACCATCGTTCCCGACGCGGCGGCCACCGACCGGCGCTTGAGCAGCCGCAGGTCGATCAGCGGGGTGGCCGCGGTCAGCGCCCGCGCCACGAACCCGAGGACGAGCGCGGCGCCGGCCACCGTGAACCAGACCGCCTCGGGGGCGAGGAAGTCCTGCAGCTCGCCGCCCTTGGCCAGGCCGTAGATGAGCAGCGCGAGACCGGGGGAGAGCAGCAGCAGCCCGAGGAGGTCCAGCTTCTCGGTCGGCTTCGGGGTGTCGGGCTTGAGGATCCGCGCCGCCAGGAACAGCGAGATGATCCCGATGGGCAGGTTGATGAAGAAGATCCAGCGCCACGACACGTCGTCGACGAGCCAGCCGCCGAGGATCGGGCCGGTGATCGGGCCGAGCAGCATCGGGATGCCGACCACGCTCATCACCTGGCCGACCCGCTGCGGGCCCGCCGCCTGGGTCAGGATCGTCATGCCCGCGGGCATGATCATGCCGCCGCCGAGCCCCTGCAGGACCCGGAACGCGATCAGCGACTCCGCCGACCACGCCGCGCCGGCCAGCATCGAGCCGATCACGAACAGCGCGATCGACGTCATGTAGAGGCGCTTGGTGCCGAACCTCGCGCAGGCCCATCCCGTGATCGGGATCACGGTGGCCAGTGCCAGGGTGTACCCCGTCGCGACCCACTGCATGGTGGCGAGCGAGGTGTTGAACTCCGCGGTGAGCGCGTTCAGTGCGACGTTGACGACGGTCACGTCCAGGATGGACATGATCGCGCCGAGCACCACGACACCGGCCACCGCGAACACGCCGCGGTCGAGGCCTCCGGAGTCCGGTGCCTCCAGCGGGCCGTCCGCCGCCTTGGGAGACGCGGGAGCGGTCAACTTACTTCCAATCGTCGGGGCCCGCGCACGCGGGCACGCAGGAGCCGGGGAACGGTACAAGGGGGATACCGCAGCAAAATACTGCAGAGACTGACACTTTCGCGAACGGTTAAACCCGTCCGGTCTCGCGAGTATTCCGGCCGGGTCCGACAATCTGCCCGGGTCCGCGCTGCTCCCCGCCGTCCGGCGGCAGACCTCGACAGCGCTCGAGGTCAACCGAATGTGACGGACCCGACATGGGTCCCCGCGCCATCCCGGCGGCCCGCCCCGGGCGGCCCCCGCGCTGCGCGCCCCGAGAGGTCCCGGGGCGCGCGGGCGGCTCCCGTCAGCCCATGCTCTTCGCGCCGTCCAGGGACTCGCGGATGATGTCGGCGTGGCCGCTGTGCTGGGCGGTCTCTGCGATGAGGTGCAGGAGAACCCGGCGGGCGGTCCAGGACGCGCCGGGCTCGAACCACGGGGCCTCGGGGAGCGGCTGCGCGGCGTCCAGGTCGGGGAGCGAGGCGACCAGGCCGTCGGTCCGCCGGGCCACCTCGTCGTACTCGGCGAGGACGCCGGCGAGGGTCTCCTCCGGGAGCAGCCGGAACCCGTCGGAGTAGCGGGCGAGGTCCTCCTCGGTCATGGCGTCGAAGTCGCCCATCGCGGACGGGCCCTCCACGATGAAGTCCGCCCAGGTGCGCTCGGTCGCCGAGACGTGCTTGATCAGGCCGCCGAGGCACAACTCGCTGACGGTGGTCCGCCGCCGAGCCTGGTCGTCGGTGAGGTCGCGGACGGTGAGGCGCAGGAAGTGCCGCTGCTTGCCCAGCGCCGCCAGCAGGTCGGCGCGCTCCCCGGTGACGGGCGCGTTCACGGGCTGGTTCACGGTCTGGCTCACGGTCTGGCTCACGGTCTCGGTCATGGGTTTCCCGCCTTCCCTGGATCTCTCCGTTCTGACAGGGACAACGCTAGGAGCCTCAACGGCCACTTTCTGACCTATATGCGCCAGGATATGGCCATGGCGAACACGAGCACGCGGACCCTGCGCCTGCTGTCCCTGCTGCAGAGCCACCGGTACTGGCCGGGCGGGGAGCTGGCCGAGCGGCTGGGGGTCTCGCGGCGGACGCTGCGCCGGGACGTCGACCGGCTGCGCGAGCTGGGCTATCCGGTCGAGGCGCGGCGCGGCGCCGACGGCGGCTACCAGCTCGCGCCGGGCACCGCGCTGCCGCCGCTGGTGATCGACGACGACGAGGCGGTCGCCCTGGCCGTCGGGTTGCAGGCGGCCGCGCAGGGCGGGGCGCGGGGCGGGACGGAGGGTGCGGTGGACGGCATCGCCGAGTCGTCGGTGCGGGTGCTGGCCAAGGTCGTGCAGGTGATGCCGGTGCGGCTGCGGCGCCGGGTCGAGGCGCTGCGCGCGATGACCGTGCCCGCGGGGTGGGGCGGCGGGGCCGGGACCCTCATCGACCCGGGGGTGCTCACGGAGGCCGCGCTGGCCTGCCGGGACGCCGAGCGGCTCCGCTTCGCCCACACGGCCGCCGGTGGTCGCCGCACCGACCGGCACGTCGAGCCGCACCGGCTGGTGTGCCTGGGCCGCCGCTGGTACCTGGTCGCCTACGACCTCGACCGGCAGGATTGGCGCAGCTTCCGCGTCGACCGGATCGGCGGGCCGCGGGGGACGGGCGCCCGGTTCCGTCCCCGCGAACTGCCCGCGGCGGACGCGGCCGAGTTCGTCCGCGCAGGACTGGACGAGCTGCCCCGGCCGCACGCGGTCGAGGTGCTCGTCGAGGCGCCCGCCGAGCTCGTGCGCGTGCGGATCGGGCGGTGGAGCACGGCCGAGGAGATCGACGACCGGCGCTGCCGGGTGCGCATCACCGCCGACTCGCTGGACTGGGCGGCGATGGCGCTCGGCGTCGTCGGCGCCGACTTCCACGTCGTGGACCCGCCCGAGCTGCGCGAGCGGGTCCACGAGTGGGCGGCCCGGTTCGGCCGGGCTTAGCGGTTCGGCCGGCCCCGGCCGGCCCCGGCCGGGCCGGAGGCTAGGACGGCGGCAGGCCGAGAGCGCGGGCGATGAGCATGCGCTGGACCTCGGACGTGCCCTCGCCGACCTCGAGGATCTTCGCGTCGCGGTAGAAGCGGCCCACGGCGTACTCGTTCATGAAGCCGTAGCCGCCGAAGATCTGCGTGGCCTCGCGGGCGTTGTCCATCGCGGCGTTCGACGCGACGAGCTTGGCGATCGCCGCCTCCTTCTTGAACGGCTCGCCCGCCAGCAGCCGGGCGGCGGCCGCGTAGTAGGCGAGGCGGGCGGTGTGCGCGCGCGTCTCCATGTCGGCGATCTTGAACTGGATCGCCTGGTACCGGCCGATCTCCCGGCCGAACGCCTCGCGCTCGCGGACGTAGCGCAGGCACTCGTCCACGCAGCCCTGCGCGAGCCCGACCGACAGCGCCGCGATGGCGATGCGGCCCTCGTCCAGGATGCGGAGGAACTGCGCGTAGCCCCGGCCGCGCTCCCCGACGAGGTTCTCGGCGGGGACGCGGACGTCGTCGAAGGACAGCTCGCGGGTGTCGGACGCCGACCAGCCGACCTTCGAGTACTTGCGCCCGACCGTGAAGCCCGGCGTGCCGTTCGGGACGATGACCGTGGAGATCTCGTTCTCGCCGGTGAAGGCCGTGACCGTGACGAACTCGGTGATGTCCGTGCCGGAGTTCGTGATGAACGACTTCGAGCCGTTGATCACCCAGGAGTCGCCGTCGAGCCGGGCCGTGGTGCGCATGCCGCCCGGGACGTCCGAGCCGCCGCCCGGTTCGGTCAGCCCGAACGCGGCGAGCCGCTCGCCGGAGATCAGCCGCGGGAGCCACCGGGCCTTCTGGGCGTCCGAACCGAACCTGTAGATCGGCATGGCGCCCAGCGAGACCCCGGCCTCCAGGGTGATCGCCACGGACGAGTCGACGCGCGCGAGTTCCTCGAGGGCGAGGCAGAGCGCGAAGTAGTCGCCGCCCATGCCGCCGTGCTCCTCGGGGAACGGCAGCCCGAACAGCCCCATCTTGCCCATCGCGGCGACGATCTCGTACGGGAACTCGCCGCGCTCGTAGAGGTCGCCGATCACCGGGGCGACGGACTCGCGGGCGAACCGCTCGACCGTGCTCCGCAGCTCCTCCTGCTCGTCGCTCAGATTGAAGTCGATCATCACTGCTCCGATCCGGGGGACAGGGCCTGCACGACGCGGGACGGGCTCGGGCGGCCGAGCCGTTCCGCCATCCACCGGCTGGTCTCGACGAGCTTGCCGAGGTCGACGCCGGTGTCGACGCCGAGGCCGTCCAGCATCCACACCAGGTCCTCGGTGGCGAGGTTGCCGGTGGCGCTCTCGGCGTACGGGCAGCCGCCGATGCCGCCCGTGGACGCGTCCACGACCGTGATGCCGGCGCGCAGCGCGGCGAGCGTGTTGGCGAGGGCCTGCCCGTAGGTGTCGTGGAAGTGGACGGCGAGCCGGTCGGTGCCGATCCCGGCGGCGCCCATCGCCTCGATCAGCGCGGTCACGTGCCCGGCGGTGCCGACGCCGATGGTGTCGCCGATGCTGAGCTGCGAGCAGCCGAGCTCCATCAGCCGCTCCGCGACCGACACGACCTGCTCGATCGGGACGTCGCCCTCCCACGGGTCGCCGAACGCCATCGACACGTAGGCCCGCACCCACAGGCCCTGCGCGCGCGCCCGCTCGACGACGGGAGCGAACATCTCGATGGACTCGTCTACGCTCCGGTTCAGATTCCGTTGGGCGAACGACTCGGTGGCGCTCCCGAACACGGCGACCTCGGTAACGCCGTTGGCGAGCGCCCGGTCCAGTCCTCGCTCGTTCGGGACGAGGACTGGGTAGCGCAGGTCGGGCGAGCGGGGCAGGACGTCGAGCAGCTCCTCGGCGTCGGCGAGCTGCGGCACCCACTTGGGGTGGACGAAGCTGGTCGTCTCGATCGTGCGCAGCCCCGCGTCCGCGAGCCGGGTGACGAACTCGGCCTTGACGGACGCGGGCACGATCGCCTTCTCGTTCTGCAGGCCGTCCCGTGGCCCGACCTCGTAGATCGAGACCCGTTCGGGCAGGCCCGGCAGCGGTGTGCGCATCGTCATTCCCCTTCGATCACGGCCAGTACCGCGTCCAGGGCGACCTGGGCGCCGGCGCGGACCGGCAGCCGCGCCACGACGCCCGCGAGGGGCGCGGTGACGGTGTGCTCCATCTTCATCGCCTCGACGACCACGAGCGCCTGG
Proteins encoded in this region:
- a CDS encoding DHA2 family efflux MFS transporter permease subunit, with the translated sequence MTAPASPKAADGPLEAPDSGGLDRGVFAVAGVVVLGAIMSILDVTVVNVALNALTAEFNTSLATMQWVATGYTLALATVIPITGWACARFGTKRLYMTSIALFVIGSMLAGAAWSAESLIAFRVLQGLGGGMIMPAGMTILTQAAGPQRVGQVMSVVGIPMLLGPITGPILGGWLVDDVSWRWIFFINLPIGIISLFLAARILKPDTPKPTEKLDLLGLLLLSPGLALLIYGLAKGGELQDFLAPEAVWFTVAGAALVLGFVARALTAATPLIDLRLLKRRSVAAASGTMVLFITAFMGAMLLMPLYFQVVRGESALASGLLLAPQGLGAMVTMPIGGRLTDKIGPGRVVLGGLFVVVLAVAGFTWILQEDTSYWALGGVLFVMGTGMGMTMMPTMAAAIQPLVHDEVPRASTMLNIIQQVSTSVGTAMMSVLLARQLADKLPAMPGEGGGEAGMAAMAEIPPDMLARIAGPLADAWQSTYWIAAGLLLLAFLPALVLPRRKPEKPMGDAPMPMH
- a CDS encoding DinB family protein, with the protein product MTETVSQTVSQTVNQPVNAPVTGERADLLAALGKQRHFLRLTVRDLTDDQARRRTTVSELCLGGLIKHVSATERTWADFIVEGPSAMGDFDAMTEEDLARYSDGFRLLPEETLAGVLAEYDEVARRTDGLVASLPDLDAAQPLPEAPWFEPGASWTARRVLLHLIAETAQHSGHADIIRESLDGAKSMG
- a CDS encoding YafY family protein, translating into MANTSTRTLRLLSLLQSHRYWPGGELAERLGVSRRTLRRDVDRLRELGYPVEARRGADGGYQLAPGTALPPLVIDDDEAVALAVGLQAAAQGGARGGTEGAVDGIAESSVRVLAKVVQVMPVRLRRRVEALRAMTVPAGWGGGAGTLIDPGVLTEAALACRDAERLRFAHTAAGGRRTDRHVEPHRLVCLGRRWYLVAYDLDRQDWRSFRVDRIGGPRGTGARFRPRELPAADAAEFVRAGLDELPRPHAVEVLVEAPAELVRVRIGRWSTAEEIDDRRCRVRITADSLDWAAMALGVVGADFHVVDPPELRERVHEWAARFGRA
- a CDS encoding acyl-CoA dehydrogenase family protein — encoded protein: MIDFNLSDEQEELRSTVERFARESVAPVIGDLYERGEFPYEIVAAMGKMGLFGLPFPEEHGGMGGDYFALCLALEELARVDSSVAITLEAGVSLGAMPIYRFGSDAQKARWLPRLISGERLAAFGLTEPGGGSDVPGGMRTTARLDGDSWVINGSKSFITNSGTDITEFVTVTAFTGENEISTVIVPNGTPGFTVGRKYSKVGWSASDTRELSFDDVRVPAENLVGERGRGYAQFLRILDEGRIAIAALSVGLAQGCVDECLRYVREREAFGREIGRYQAIQFKIADMETRAHTARLAYYAAAARLLAGEPFKKEAAIAKLVASNAAMDNAREATQIFGGYGFMNEYAVGRFYRDAKILEVGEGTSEVQRMLIARALGLPPS
- a CDS encoding hydroxymethylglutaryl-CoA lyase encodes the protein MRTPLPGLPERVSIYEVGPRDGLQNEKAIVPASVKAEFVTRLADAGLRTIETTSFVHPKWVPQLADAEELLDVLPRSPDLRYPVLVPNERGLDRALANGVTEVAVFGSATESFAQRNLNRSVDESIEMFAPVVERARAQGLWVRAYVSMAFGDPWEGDVPIEQVVSVAERLMELGCSQLSIGDTIGVGTAGHVTALIEAMGAAGIGTDRLAVHFHDTYGQALANTLAALRAGITVVDASTGGIGGCPYAESATGNLATEDLVWMLDGLGVDTGVDLGKLVETSRWMAERLGRPSPSRVVQALSPGSEQ